Proteins co-encoded in one Anabas testudineus chromosome 8, fAnaTes1.2, whole genome shotgun sequence genomic window:
- the dexi gene encoding dexamethasone-induced protein homolog, which translates to MTHPIYAQLDSVESLLDELPYMFYLGLFFVNVLILYYAFLMEYIVLNVGIVFLPEDMDQALVDLGVLSDPASVPYETDTEFDVFEGYLE; encoded by the coding sequence atgaCACATCCAATTTATGCCCAGCTAGATTCGGTTGAATCGCTCTTGGACGAACTCCCATATATGTTTTATCTGGGCCTGTTTTTTGTCAACGTCCTCATCCTCTACTATGCCTTTCTCATGGAGTACATTGTCCTGAATGTCGGGATAGTATTTCTGCCTGAGGACATGGATCAGGCGCTGGTGGACCTCGGGGTGCTGTCCGACCCGGCCTCTGTCCCCTACGAAACTGACACGGAGTTTGATGTGTTTGAGGGGTATCTGGAGTGA